The window AGTTCAAGAGGTTCTTTGTCTTTCCATAGATTATAGCCTTCCTTAGTTTTTTCATTTACACAATAACCCGGCGCACCATGAATATTCAAACAAATATGAATACCATATTTCTGGCCCCATACAACAACCTTGTCTATCATCTCTAAAACTTCTTCTTTTATACCTGGTTGCCTTTCTACATACCAGTTTATGTAGTTCATGGGTATTCTTGCAAAGTTAAATCCCCATTCCTGCATCCACTTAAAATCATCTTCAAAAAATCCATAACTCATATTTGGAATAAATAAACCGAGTAGGTTGAATCCTTTATATTTTGACAATATATTCATTGTTTACTCTCCTTTGCTAAAAAATCAAAAAAGGAAAGGGTAGATTTTCATTACCCCTTCCTTTTACATTTTAACTATTTTAACACATGAACTTCATCTAATTTTTTTACTTTTTCTATCAAATCTTTCACTTCAGCAAGTTTTTCCAATATTAGCATTACTGACGAAACTGCATCGTAGTAGAAAAAGTAATTAATACCATGCTCTAAAATAACTTTCATATAATCTCTAATCTCATTTCCTGTATATTTTACAGGAACATCTAAAAGCTTATCTACATCATTCAAAAACGCCTTGAAAAACTCAGGCAAAATAATATGATTATTTTTAAACTTTTTCATTTCAAGCCATGCAAGTAGCATTTTGAGCTTTTCGCCGTACACTGTGCAGTCTCCCAGCATCATGATAAAGTGTTCTCCTTGCCTGTCAATCAAAAACCCTGCATCATATTCGCTCTGCATACACATATTTTTAAGATTCTCTATACACTGTTTAGACCCCCCACTGATTAAAGTACTCTTTAATGCATATCGCTCAGAAATCCTGTCAAAAAGCGAAATTATAGATTTGTCTTCCGAGACTATACAAACCTTTAACCCTTTGAACCTGGAACTTTCAAACGTCTCTTCAAGCCTTGCAAAGTACATCTCAAGCGGTGATGAGACAAGTTCATTTACAAAATTGATATTTGAAGAGGTCCTGAAATCGCATGTAACAAACAAATTTTCAATTTTTCTCTCAAGCGACTTGTCAATGTTCATACCGTTTTGGTCAAATATCTCAATCCTTATGCTATTTCCTCTTGAGCGTACATAAATGCCAGCGTCATAATAGTCCTTTACAATGTATCTAAAAATAGGAAGTATTACACCTCTTGTCCTGTAAAGTCTTGCACCGGTTATCTGGCAGCCTGTTTCAATAGCTTTTCGAATAACACTGCTCCTTTCTGTGTAGTCATCACCAATTAAAATTCTTGCATTTCTATCAAATACAGAACCAATAGAATTCCCAAGTTTTATTGCAAACTGGGGTGTTATCTCCTGATTAAAATCACCTGTAATTCCACGAACCCAGAATACACTTTTAATAACCTCTGTCCCCCAGTAGATGTTTTCATCTATTACTGTGCCAGACTCAATTGTTTTTTCTGGCCAAATTTTAGCTTCTGCCTTAACCTCAACAAAATCTTTCAAAAGGTTGTTCTCACCAACCACTGCCTTTTCAGACACTCTTACATAGTCTTTCAAAATGGATTTGCTGCAGATGATACAGCTTTTGAGCTCACAGTTTTTACCAATAAAACTGCCACTCCAAAGTATAGCCCTTTCCAGCTTAGTTCCTTTTGCAATCTTTACACCATCACCAATTACACAAAACTCGCCTATTTCAACATCGTCTTCTATCTCACACTCACTTCCAATAAACACACTTTGGCTTATCTTAGCGTTTGGTGAAATATTAGAATACTTAGAAATTTTAGAACTTTTCAAATCAAGGTCAAGTATTCCACCAAGTCTAAATACATCCCTGTGAGCTTTAATATAGCTTCCCACATCTCCAATATCACACCAGTAACCATCCATCTTAAACCCAAACATGGGCACTTTTTCTTTTAATAGTTTTGGAAATAAATCCTTGCTAAAATCAAATGGTTTGCCATCTTCTATAAAGTCGAGTATCTCTGGCTCAATTATATAAATACCTGTATTTGCAAGATTCGAAAAAACTTCACTCCATGAAGGCTTCTCAAAAAACCTTTGAATCCTTCCTTCTTCGTCTGTAAGAACAATACCATACTCTATTGGTATTTCAACCTCTTTTAATACAATTGTGACCTTGCTGCCCTTCTGCTTATGAAACTCTACAGCTCTTGTGAGGTCTGCATTTGTAATTCCATCCCCGCTCAAGACAACAAAAGTCTCATCTAAAAACCCTTTTGCATTCTTGACAGAACCTGCTGTGCCAAGAGGCCTGTCCTCAATAAAGTGTTGAATACAAACCCCCCACTTTTGCCCATCCTCAAAATAGTTGATTATCTTGTCAGGATGATATTGAAGAGTTGTTGCTATTTCAAAAATACCATGGGTTTTGAAAAGTTTTATTGCATACTCCATAACTGGTCTGCCAAAAAAAGGTATCATCGGCTTTGGAAGTGACACAGTCAATGGTCTGAGCCTTGTCCCAGACCCGCCTGCCATTATAATACCTTTCATACTTTTTTAGACCTCCTCCTTCTGACTTAAAATTTTTTCTAATTTAGTGAAAACCAATTCATCTTTTTTGCTTCTGTAACAATCATCTGGTATAAATTTCTAAGTCTTTTCACTATCTCATCCCATGAATAAATTTCTTTTGCATCAGACTGTGCTTGTCTTGACAATTTCTGTCGAAGTATATCATCTTTCAAAGCAAGCAAAATCATATCAGCAAGCGAATTTGAATTTCCACAGAAAAAAGTAAGTCCATTGTGAAAGTGTTTAACAATCTCAGAAAAACCTCCTATGTCAGATACCACTGGTACACATCCTGATGCCATTGCTTCTAAAGCAACTATCCCAAAAGGCTCGTAAAGGCTTGGAAATACAGCAATATCAGAAGCTTTAAACAGTTTTTTCCTTTCTTCGTCAGAAATAAAGCCTGTAAATAACACTTTATTTGAAAGCCCTAAAAAGTGAGCTTTTGAATAAAGTTCACCTGTCATTGGACCATTGCCTGCGATTATTAGCTTTGCATCGTAGAAGTTATCAAGTACTTTTCTGAAAGCTTCTATCAAGATGTGAATTCCTTTTTCGTACACATGTCTTCCAATAAAAAAAACTATTTTTTCATTGTCCAATGCATATTTTCTTCTGAATTCCAAATCAAACTCTACATTTGCAAACTCATCATAATCTATACCATTTGGAATTGTAATGCATTTGTCTGGTGTTAAGCTGAAAATCCTTTCACATTCGTGTTTCATAAACTCAGAGTTCACAATTACTTTCCACGCTTCAAATGTCAGCCACCACTCAACATTGTGGATAAACTTCTGCATATCTGTATATATACCACCATTGCGTCCATGTTCTGTTGCGTGAATTGTTGCAACCAATGGAATTCGAAGAGCATGTTTTACCATCCGCGCAGCGAATGCTACAAGCCAATCATGCGCATGAATTATGTCAAATCTGCCTTCACTTTGTGCAATATATATAGCCTTTTCAGCAAGTGCCATGTTCATCATCATGACCCAGTCGATAAAGTTAAGGGAATTCAGTGGATACACTTGAACTCTAAATATCTTAAGATTCCCATGATCTTCTGTCCTTTCATAGTCTTCTGAGAGGGTAATAACATACACATTATCGTCCTTGGAAAGCTTTTGTGAGATGCTTCTTACTACCCTTGAGATGCCACCAACAATCCTTGGTGGATATTCCCATGTAAGCTGCAGTATCCGCAACCATTCATCTCCTTTCTTTTAGTAATTTTTTAAGAGGGTTTATATAATTTATACCACTTTGTGTATAGTATTAACAAAAATTTTTCTATATTTTTAATTTCTTTTTCTAATATTATCTTCTCCAATTTATAATACTTTAAGTTTGCAAATCTTTTCCTCAGAACTCTTTTTGCAAATTATGTAACTTGCATAAATATTTTATCAAAATTTTAACATTATTTACGTTGCTTTTTTATGGTATATTTAAAATATCATCTTAATTTCTAAAATACAACTTTAGAGGGGTTATGTAGAATGCAGGTATATGTTGTAAGAAAAATTCCTATACAGGAATTGAAAGAGTTTGGAGGCAGAGTTTTAAATGGTGTGAAAGAAGGCGTCAAAGAAATCATAAATGATATAGAAAGAACAGCAATAGCTTCAGGTTTGGAAAATGGCATTAAAGGCGGTATTAGTGGCTACAAACAAAACAGAGAATTTAATGCTGTAATGAAAAATGGATATACATTAAGAGGAATAGGACAAGCTGGCATGTCTGGAGCTGTAAGTGGTTTTGCAAAAGGAGTAATTAAATCACCTGGAATTGTCGGATGGATATCAATAGGTTGGTCATTTGGAGAAGGTTTCGTTAGAGGTTGGAGAGAGTATGGAAAATAAAAAAAGTTATTTTAGTTGGATCGTAGCTGGATGCATTACTTCTACACTGCTCGTTTATGCTGTTTACTACTTAAAAGACTCTTCTTACTTTAAAGAAAATCCTTTAAACAGAATTATTCAATTGTTGATTGTAGTTGGAATAGTAGTCAGTGCAATAATTGATGCTAAATGTATTGAAAATTCTAACAAAGTACATCTTAGAATTTTATTAAATAACTTTCTGTTATTTTTAGTTTTCTTTTTTCTACCCCTAAACATTGGTCTTTTAGTTTTAAAAATAATACCAAGCATAAAAGACTTGGGAGCTTTTATCTTGCTCGAAATTTTTTTCACATATTCTGTTCTGCGTTCTAATTACTTATATATTCTTAAATTTAAGAATTACAAAAATTATACAAAAATTATTATATTATCTGCTCTCTTGTTAGGAATTTTCTTGGGAATAATATTCCCTGAAATAGAAGGTATGTATAGATATTTATTAATTTTTGTTTTTGTTACAATACTTTTCGAGGTATTAAATTTTACATTAAGATAAATTTTTTTTGATTTAATATAATGAGAAATGGATATATGTTTAAGGGGAGTAGAACAAGATAGTTTGTCCAGTGCTGCAAGTGCTTTTGCAAAAGAGATAATTAAAATATTTGAATATGGAGAATATTTTACAACTGGTATATCTTTTGTAAAAGGATTTGTCCGAGGTTGGAATGAATATGGCAAATAAAACCAAACATCATTTTTTGAATTGGGCACTCAGTGGAATTATTTTATCACTCTTAGTATTGATTTTTTTTTACCTCAATAGAAACTTACCAATCTTAAAAGGAAATGTAGCAAATAGAATTGCACAACTTTTTATAGTAGTTGGAGTAGTAGTTGATAGCATATTAGATTTGTCAGTAGAACAAAATCTAAATGGTTACTCAAAGAAAATTTTAATAAAACCTGCGGTATTTTTTATCACTTTTTCTTGTGTGTTTAATATTGGTATACTTCTGCTTAGGATAATATCTTCACTAAAACTTCTTGTAATGTTAATAATATTTGAATTTTTGTTTTCACTTTTTACTATTCGCTTTTTTCATTTAGAAAAAGTTAAATTTTATAAATATAAGAATTTTAGTAAAATAGTGGTCTTCTTTATACTTGCGGCAATAATACTCTTGGTAATATTTGCTCCATCTTTAGAAGGTATTGGTTTGTATATTGCAGTATGTATTCTAGGTATTGTTTTCTTTGAAATACTAAACTTGTTATTAAAATAAAAGAAATTATAGAATAGATTTCAGAATAGTAACTATTTAGTATAAAGACTATTTTGAAATAATTATAAAGTGCGAGGTAAACGTTAATGAATCTTTACCTTCCTTTAGATACATTTCAAGAAATAAAAATCATAACAGAAAACAATATCATTGAATGTGAGAGAAATAGTGATTTTATTAATATTTCAACTTTCTTAAAAGAAAATGAAGCTTTTATTATTGCTTGTAACGAACAATTAATAATTTTTGCAACTATTGAAAAACTAAAAAAACTAAAAAAAGAGTTAAAAATAGAAAAAGTAAAAATTGGTTTGGAAACGTTTAAAACTGAAGATGGGTTTTTAAAATTATTACATGAAACCCATGTTCTTTTTGGCAATGATAAAAAGTTTGTAATATATATTGAACTAATTAACCCTGTTGATACATGCCCTATTATTATCGAGATAAAAAAGAATTCTGAAAAATGTTATTTTTCCTTAGCTAATATTCCACCAGGAGAAAAAACTAATAATTACTTTATAAAATATGCAGAACATATCATTCTTGACTTTTCTCAACTAGAAAAAGCAATATACGATGTGGAAATAAAATTTATTGATGGCGAAATAATTGGAAAAACAACCTTTAAATGTCAACCTTTAAAAAAGAGATTGGAGAAATATTTACCTTATAATCCTGTGTAATAATAAAACTAAAAGACCAGCTTTGTTTAAAACAAACAAGCTGGTCTTTATTTTTATTATTAATTTATTCATAAAGATACAGCACATACATTGCATGGGACCATGCTAAAGGTACAACCCAAGCAGGCTTGCCAGTGAGCTTGTCAACCTGCTCTGGTAAAAGTCCGTTTTGCAAACTGTGCGCTTTTGCCCACTCAAAAAGTTTTTCTGCCCTGTCAATCTGACCAGTTTTTTTGTAGTAAATTGCAAGCCAGAGTGTTGTCAGTATCCATGGATTTCCACCAATGTACCTGTCATCAAAGTATCTCTTGTAGCCCCCGACAATTGAATTTTGACACTCCCTTTCAATAGCCAAAATGGTTGCTTTGAAAGCCTTATCGCTGCTATCTACCATTTCAAAAGGATAATAAATGCCAAGCATTGAAATGTCAACAACTTCATCTTGCTTTTTGAAATAATAGGTTATCTCATATCTCTCATCTTTTTGCATGTACCTGTTCTCTTCAGGAAGCTTTAAAAATTCCTCATGTGAAATTCTAACATCTGTT is drawn from Caldicellulosiruptor diazotrophicus and contains these coding sequences:
- a CDS encoding sugar phosphate nucleotidyltransferase; amino-acid sequence: MKGIIMAGGSGTRLRPLTVSLPKPMIPFFGRPVMEYAIKLFKTHGIFEIATTLQYHPDKIINYFEDGQKWGVCIQHFIEDRPLGTAGSVKNAKGFLDETFVVLSGDGITNADLTRAVEFHKQKGSKVTIVLKEVEIPIEYGIVLTDEEGRIQRFFEKPSWSEVFSNLANTGIYIIEPEILDFIEDGKPFDFSKDLFPKLLKEKVPMFGFKMDGYWCDIGDVGSYIKAHRDVFRLGGILDLDLKSSKISKYSNISPNAKISQSVFIGSECEIEDDVEIGEFCVIGDGVKIAKGTKLERAILWSGSFIGKNCELKSCIICSKSILKDYVRVSEKAVVGENNLLKDFVEVKAEAKIWPEKTIESGTVIDENIYWGTEVIKSVFWVRGITGDFNQEITPQFAIKLGNSIGSVFDRNARILIGDDYTERSSVIRKAIETGCQITGARLYRTRGVILPIFRYIVKDYYDAGIYVRSRGNSIRIEIFDQNGMNIDKSLERKIENLFVTCDFRTSSNINFVNELVSSPLEMYFARLEETFESSRFKGLKVCIVSEDKSIISLFDRISERYALKSTLISGGSKQCIENLKNMCMQSEYDAGFLIDRQGEHFIMMLGDCTVYGEKLKMLLAWLEMKKFKNNHIILPEFFKAFLNDVDKLLDVPVKYTGNEIRDYMKVILEHGINYFFYYDAVSSVMLILEKLAEVKDLIEKVKKLDEVHVLK
- a CDS encoding glycosyltransferase family 4 protein, yielding MRILQLTWEYPPRIVGGISRVVRSISQKLSKDDNVYVITLSEDYERTEDHGNLKIFRVQVYPLNSLNFIDWVMMMNMALAEKAIYIAQSEGRFDIIHAHDWLVAFAARMVKHALRIPLVATIHATEHGRNGGIYTDMQKFIHNVEWWLTFEAWKVIVNSEFMKHECERIFSLTPDKCITIPNGIDYDEFANVEFDLEFRRKYALDNEKIVFFIGRHVYEKGIHILIEAFRKVLDNFYDAKLIIAGNGPMTGELYSKAHFLGLSNKVLFTGFISDEERKKLFKASDIAVFPSLYEPFGIVALEAMASGCVPVVSDIGGFSEIVKHFHNGLTFFCGNSNSLADMILLALKDDILRQKLSRQAQSDAKEIYSWDEIVKRLRNLYQMIVTEAKKMNWFSLN